In a genomic window of Dermochelys coriacea isolate rDerCor1 chromosome 11, rDerCor1.pri.v4, whole genome shotgun sequence:
- the GCG gene encoding LOW QUALITY PROTEIN: pro-glucagon (The sequence of the model RefSeq protein was modified relative to this genomic sequence to represent the inferred CDS: inserted 5 bases in 3 codons; deleted 4 bases in 3 codons; substituted 1 base at 1 genomic stop codon), translating to MKMKNIYFVAGLLLMIIQGSWQXSSSRPEEKSRSFKASHTEPLEESRQLNEVKRHSQGTFTSDYSKYLDTRRAXDFVQWLMSTKRSGQPALEERENEKFLDQLSSNGLSRRHAEFERHAEGTYTSDITSYLEGQAAKRFIAWLVNGRGRRDVFSEEANAAETXDRRHADGTFTSDINKILETXAAKEFLKWLLNTKVTQRDLWGEYQ from the exons atgaaaatgaaaaacatttattttgtggcTGGATTGCTTTTAATGATCATTCAAGGCAGCTGGCA ATCCTCTTCAAGACCAGAAGAGAAATCCAG ATCATTCAAAGCTTCCCATACTGAACCATTAGAA GAATCTAGACAGCTGAATGAAGTAAAACGTCATTCACAA GGCACATTCACCAGTGATTACAGCAAGTACTTGGACACTAGACGAG CAGATTTTGTGCAATGGTTAATGAGCACTAAAAGAAGTGG ACAACCGgcactggaggagagagagaatgaaaaattcCTGGACCAGCTTTCAAG CAATGGACTCTCGAGGCGTCATGCTGAATTTGAGAGGCATGCCGAGGGCACCTACACCAGTGACATCACCTCTTATTTGGAAGGTCAAGCTGCCAAGAGGTTCATTGCTTGGTTAGTGAACGGACGAGGAAGAAGAGA TGTCTTCTCAGAAGAAGCTAATGCAGCTGAGAC TGACAGAAGACATGCAGATGGCACTTTTACCAGTGATATCAACAAAATCCTCGAG ACATGAGCTGCCAAAGAGTTCTTAAAATGGCTGCTTAACACAAAAGTTACCCAG